GTCGCTGGAGGTCAGCGGCTCTTGCAGAATGCCGGCGGGATCGGAATCGATGCGACCGCGATCGACGTGGATTTTGCCCTTTGGGCCAATGAAAGTAACGCCGCCGCCGTGGCTGTGGAAATGAACCTTTACGTCGTTGGGATACTGGAAAGTGAAATCGTAGGAAGTAAACGTGTTGTAGTAGCCCGGCTTGACTTCCGCCGTTCCCTCGATGCTCATGGGACCGGAGCCGTCCATCCCTAATCCCCATTGCGCGATATCCATATGATGGGCGCCCCAGTCCGTCACCATGCCGCCGGAGTATTCGAAGAACCAGCGGAATTGAACGTGGTTACGCAATGTGTTATAAGGAACCAGCGGCGCTTGTCCCAGCCGCTTGTCCCAATTCAATCCCGGCGGGATCGGCTCGTCGGGAACGCCTTCGGTTTGCGGAGCGCCTCCGATGCCCACTTCTACGCGTTCGATCTTGCCCAGGCGTCCATTGCGCACGTACTCGCACGCCTTACGGAACTCTTCCGAGGAGCGTTGCTGGCTGCCCGTTTGAAAAACGCGGCCATTGGATCGGGCTGTGCGTACGATCTGACGCCCTTCGTTGATTGTCAACGATAGGGGCTTTTCGCCGTAAACGTCCTTGCCCGCATTCATGGCGTCGATGTAGATTTTCGCGTGCCAATGATCGGGGACGGCGCATAGAATGGCGTCGATGTCCTTGCGCTCAAGCAGCCGTTCGTAGTCCAAATAAGGATCGACGGCGAAGGCAGGCATGGCGGGACGAATCATCTCGCTGCCGCGACCCTCGATCCATACGCGATCTACGTCCAAATCGTCGTCGGATATCTTCAAGGCGTTAAGCAGATAAGGCAGATCCAAATCGCAAATGGCCGCGAGACGCAGGTTATTGTTCCGGCGCGCTCCGTTGAACAAATCCATTCCCCGCCAACCCAGTCCGATGACGCCCACGACGAACTTGTTGCTGGGGGCGTCCTCTCCCAAAACGTAACTGGGGACGATCGTTGGCGCCGAGGCGGCGGCGCCCAATAAAAAGGCCGATTTTCCCGCCGACTTCATGAAATGGCGGCGGTTGGTTTTCTTCATTTCAGTCATGAACCCAAATCCTTTCTTCCAAATAAATTGAATGTCCTACAATACTATAACGAAATGCAATGAGATAGAAGATTTTGCGGGAATGGGGAGATGGAAATAAAGTTAGGCCTGGTTATCAACTACTAAAACAAAGCCAGCTCTCGAAATGATTGTTGCAATAATGAAAAGCGGATTTAGTGTGTTTGTTTCTTTCTTTAGGAATGAGAAATTTGCTGGTAAATAAAAATTTAATTGGCGTCATCCTCCTTTAAAATTCTTTCCAACTCTGGAATTAGCGGTGGAAAATCTTCCAAGATGGTCTTCCAAATGATATTCAATTCAATATCAAAATAGCCGTGTATCAAGCGATTCCGCATTTTGATCATTCGATCCCAGGGGATATTCGGGTATTGGTTTCGGAAGGAATGGAAAATTTTATTTGCCGCTTCGCCTACGAATTCCGTTAATTTGAGGAGGGAGAGCGTAAGCATTTCTTCTCGATCCAAGTCTTCGCGCGTCCGGTTTTGAATAAACTGCAAGGCCTTCTGAACCGCATCCAGAATATGATGAACTCGTTTCAAATCAGCTCCGTTCATATTGCAACTCGGCCGTCTGCATAACTTCTTCTCGAAAATAGCGGCTTAAATCGCCGGGAGTTAGCATTTGCACTTCTCTTCCCAAATGCTCCATCAATTCCAATTCCATACCCGCTAAAGTAATCAACCCCGGTTCCCGTCCAGGTTCGAATTCCACCAACAAATCGATATCGCTTTCCGGCCTCAATTCGCCTCGCAGTGCTGAACCGAATAAAGATAGTTTGCAAATATGATTTCGAAGGCAAAAATCCGATAATTTTTCCGGACGAATCGTTAAAACCGGATTGAGGGTAATTGACGAGCTCATATTCGATTTTCCTCTTTAGAGTGGAGATTCGGAATCCGTTATCAATAGGATCTTCGCTGTGTCGCCTTATATATGGGATTCGATTTTCGAAATCATTTTATAACAAAAATTATAGCCGAAAAACGGCGAGAGCCTTCGAAATTGTCCAACCGTTTTATTTTTCATTTCGTACTTTCGTGATTCAGGCGAAGATCTCTATAAATTTCTTAAGTTTTTTATTGCGCGTAACATGAATTATTTATGCATCGCAGGCGCTGCGCTGGTCGTAGGGGCTGGACGTAGGGTCTGATGGCAAAGGGTCCGGATGAACGGCGAAAAAAAAGGATGGAATAAATCGCCGTCTCATAATTCTTTAAAAAAAGCCTAATACGATAACGTTTACGCCGGAAATTCGCGGACAAGAAAGCGTTGCTTCTTTCGTCTTCTATCGTTGTTTCCCTTGACCGGCTTGCCAGAACTGGAGTTTGAAGCAAACTTCTTTATAGAATCCCATGCGCGAAAGCGCCCTATTTGGAGTTGTTTTCGCGAATCAGATTAGGTAAACTACCATGAACGCCGAACTTTTGGAGTATTTAATGCCCACCAAAAGACAAGATATCCCGATTTACCGGCGCGGCTTCGGATTGAAAGAAGAAGTCGCCGACACGCTGATTTCCGAATATAAAAGTTCATTAATCAACCACTTGCGCGGAAATGGGTTTTCCTTGCAGGTGGGTGGTCTGCGGATTTTATTGGCGAAAGAGTTCGGTTTTTGCTACGGCGTGGATCGCGCTGTGGATTACGCCTACGAAACCCGGCGTATGTTTTCCAACCGAACGTTGTACATCACGACGGAAATCATTCACAATCCCTTGGTGAATCGCAAGTTGCGGGAGATGGGAGTGCGCTTCCTCAGCGGCGGCGAAGGGAAAACGTACGCCTACGAAGACATCAAGCCGGAAGACGTCGTGATTCTTCCCGCTTTCGGCGCCAGCGTGGAACAGATGGAAAAACTGACCAAAATCGGCTGCACCTTGGTCGATACGACCTGCGGTTCCGTGATGACGGTGTGGAAACGAGTGGAGAAGAACGCCAAGGACGGCTATGCCTCGATCATCCACGGCAAATACAAGCACGAGGAGACTCTAGCCACCAGTTCGCGGGCGCTGCAATTTCACGGAGGGCGTTATCTCATCGTACGGGACGAGCAAGAAGCCGAAATCGTTTGCGATTATATTCTTCACGGCCGCGACAAAGAACAATTTCTGCGGCGTTTTCAAAACGCCATCAGCCCAGGATTCGATCCCGACCGTGATTTGCAAAAAGTCGGCCTTGCCAATCAAACCACCATGCTCAGCAGCGAATCGCTTTATATCGCCAAGATGATCGAAACGGCGATGCGCAATCGATATGGCGCGGAAGAGATCAATAGCCGATTCCGGTCCTTCGATACGATATGCAGCGCTACTCAGGAACGGCAGGACGCCATCATCGAGTTGGGAGAAAAGCATCCCGACGTTATTCTCGTCGTCGGCGGATACAATAGCAGCAACACGACGCACTTGTGCGAAATCGGCCTCCGGTTTGCTTCCACCTATCATATCAGCGAATCGGATTGCATTCTCTCCCGGCGGGAAATCCGCCATCAGCCCTTTGGCGGACGCGGGGAGATTATCACGGAAAATTGGCTTCCCCAGGAACCGGTTTCCGTCGGCATTACGTCCGGCGCTTCTACACCGGACAAAGTTGTGGAGCGAAGCATTCTCCGCACATTGGAATTTTGCGGGTATTCTTTGTCGGACGTCAATATGGACATGGATGCTGCAACGATCCATAAATAATCGATGCGGCGTATGTCGAATCCAAACGCGCTCGAAGATTCCTTTCCCCGAAAGATCGTATTAGAACTTCGTAAGACCCCGATCCCGCTATATACTTACCCCTAAATTTTTGAAATAATAGATAATTGCGCCCTGCCTCCCGGCGATTGCGGAATTTCGAATCTAACGTTTGAGACAACCACGGAACGAAAACCGCCGCAGCGGATGATATTGTCTCTTCCCAGCGGCAAGGATAGAAAATGGAAACGAACGGATCGACAAAAGAACGATGCGTATTGGGCGTGGATTTGGGCGGAACGAAAATCCTTTCCGCTGTGGTAGCAGAATCGGGAAAGATCGTCGCCCGCGCCAAGAAAAAGACTCGTCCCGAAAAACCGGCGGAAGATATTCTCGCCAGAATCGCCGCCTGCTGCCACGAGGCGGTGGAAGCGGCGGGCATGACGCTGGAAGAGATCGCAGGCATCGGCGTCGGTTCGCCCGGCCCCCTCGATCCCGATAAAGGGTGCGTCATCGAAACGCCCAATCTCAACCTGCGCGGCGCGCCTATCGCGCCCTATCTTTCCAAAGAGTTGAATATACCCGCCTTTCTGGATAACGACGTCAACGTCGGTACGCTGGGCGAATTCGTTTACGGAGCGGGTAAGGGAAGAAGCGACATTATCGGCATTTTCATGGGTACCGGAATCGGCGGCGGCGTTATCATCAACGGCCGTTTGCTGCATGGCTTCAGCAAAAACGCCGGCGAACTGGGGCATATGAAACTCGTCGCAGGCGGAGCGGTTTGCGGCTGCGGACAGCGGGGCTGCCTGGAAGCCTACGCCAGCAAAACGGCGATGATCAAACGCTTCAAAAGAGCGGTAAAGAAAAAGAAGCCAACCGTTCTCACTACGTTAATCGGCAACGATTGGGACAAGCTAACCAGCAAAGTATTTCTCCAAGCGATCGAGGCGAAGGATGAATTGGTCGTCTCGACGATAGACCGGGCGGCGAAATATACCGGCGTCGCCGTTGGCAGCCTGTTGAACATTCTCAGCCCGGAAATGGTGATTATCGGCGGCGGACTTGTCGAAGCGCTGGGCGAAAAAGTTCTCGACCGCATCCGCGAATTCGCCAAGAAAAATTGCTTTCCCATCGTCTTTGAGGGAGTCGAGATCGTCCCCGCTGCGCTGGGGGATGACGCGGGAATCCTCGGCGCAGCGGCGCTGGCCTGGTCGCGATTGAATTCTAGATAGATTCGCGGAGAAATGGCGAACATTATGACGGACCGCGTCGTCCTGGCAATTCGCTTTGGGTATTATACCAACATGCATTGAGATTGTTGTTTTCAAAATTCCTCTCCCAAGATTGGGAGAGGTTAGGTGAGGGTTGATATTATTAGGCTTATATTTCCCTCACCCTAACCCTCTCCCAAAGGGCGAGGGAATTTATAAGCTGCAATTGTAACGCAGATTGGTATTAGTAGGGGCGAGAATAGAAATCTCCATGCCTCTCCTTTTCACGCTGATTTTCTTTCAGGAGCCGATGATAGGCGAAGCTCCCTCTGACCCCCTGAAAAAAGCAGTAGCCGAAGGCTAGGACGAACAGGATGCCGCGAGGTCTTCCCGATTCGATCCATACAATAATAAAATTGGCGAAAAGATAGACGAATAGCGCCAAAGCGCAGAGGCGGCTGCGGCTAAAGATTCCCCACGAAAGCGCAAAAATAAGAAAAACGTCGATCAAATCCAACGCTTCCGTTTCTAAAGCAGGAAAAAACATAAGCCCCAAAAAGGTGAAGAACATAAGAACGCCGCCGTAAATCAGTCCTCCCGTACCCGCATTGTCGATGGCTTGCATGATTTCGCGCTTGTCCATGAGTTTGCTCCTTTGCTCGACAAACATAATACCAACCTGCATTTAGATTGGCGCCAATAATTTCCCTCGCCCTCTGGGAGAGGGTTAGGGTGAGGGGTTTTAAGTCTATCCAAATCAACCCTCACCTAACCTCTCCCCATCTTGGGAGAGGAATTTGAAAATCGACATTCTTAATGCAGATGGGTATAAGACGTATCCAAATGATGTTTATTGAGAATTAATTCCATACGCCCTCTCATACGAATAGGAATTCGCTTTATCTCCTCCACTGAAAGCGTTGCTGCGCCAGTTTTACGACGGCGAGGGAATGGGGATCGAGAACGAATTGCACGCCGTTCGGAGCGATTGACGTCCGGACGGAATGTTCATTAGGGAGAGCGAAAGCAGTTTTACGGGCGTGTTCTCGTTCTTGATCGTCGAGAGGTTGGCGGCATTCGACAAGAAACTCGACGGATTGGTTGAGGAAGTTCTCCACGGCGAGCAGGCCATTGTCGAAGAGATAGAGGCTTACGCCCGCCGGTCCGGAAACGCGCAATCCCAAAGGATAAAGAAGACGATCGCGCCAAGATTGGAGTAAGGCAGAATTCAACTCGAGGAGCCGCTGCGTTTCTTGAGGGATTTCGAGAATGGCGATGGATTCCGGGAAATGGATTCCTTTAACCTGGAGCATATGGCGAAGGTTGCCAGTAAGGGCGATCGGCTTTTTTTCTTCGAGGAATTCGTCGAATTGAGCGGGGAAAATATCGCTTTGCCAGCTGGGGGCGGCGAAGAGAACGGCGGGATAAGAAACGTCGATGCGGCTAAGCGGCGCCAGGGGCCAACCCAATAGGCTCAAGCGGCTGTATATATGAGGTTCGCCGCCGGGATCGCTGTTGGGGATTTGAGGAGCGAGTATTCCGGCGGGCGAGGCTTCGGCCACGGCTTCGGCGAGCAGAAATAGATTGGGAATTTCTTCCAGAAGACGCGCAGCGTTGACGGCGCCCGTTTCATTTTGAAGGCCGCCGAAATGATGAAGCAGCGCTTCTTTCGCGCCTCCCAGGATGATTTGACGCGCTTGCTCGACGCATTCGTCGGGCGAGGCTTCGCAGGCATCGATGCATCCACCGCCCATTTTGCCGGGGCCGATATCGGCGAGCCAGCGCAGAAGAAAGAAGGCGGCGCCGGGAAAAGAGCGGCGCTGGGGCGCTTCGCCGAGAGTAGGCGTTTGCGCCCAGATATGGTCAAAGAGATCGGTTTGGGTTTCCACGTTGCAGCCCTGCAAGGGGTAGAGATCGTACCAGGGGGGATATTTCAACATCACTTCAACGCGGGGATTAATGAGACGGGCGGGGCCGAGTATCGCCTCGCGGCAGACTCTCAACATCAGATCGCAGCGGTATTCCATCCAGGATTGGTCGCCTCGCGCCTTGAGGGACGCTTCGGAATCGTCATCCGTATAGAGGAAGCCGTCGATCAAGATTTCGTCGAAAATAGAGGCGGCGCCTTCGAAGAGGCGGCGGCATTCGGTCAGCGTTTCCGGGGCTTCGTAATTGGAGACGGCGTTGCATTGATTGGAGGGAATTCCCATGCCCGTGGGCGCGACGCAGCCGGAGACATCGATGCGCAGTTGGCGAAAGAGATCGCGCGCCCGCGCTAGACGCTCCGTTTCCGGCGAATAGCCGTTGCGGAAAGTTTCAAGAAATATCCGCGTGAAGCCTCGGTCTTTGCACCAGGCGGCGGCATGGCGGATTTCCTCATCCGAATTCAAGTAGTTTCCAACGTCTTGGGCGGTAAAAAGGATGGAAAATCGAAACTCGCGTTCGCGTCCCTTCGCTCGTTCCCACATTCCTGCGTCTCCTTGCCTTTCAAGGCGTAAAACGCTTGATGGAACCTATCGGACGGGCGCAATATCCATCCCTTCCTGACGTGGTTCCAGTCACTACCCTGCCGTCGAAGAATCGGGCGTCAATAGAATACAAATAAACTAACAGATTAATATACTATTGAAAATGCGGATTGGATATGAGGCAAAGAAAAATATTTCTTCGCTCGGTTTAGGGAAGCAAAACGATCATAGGAAAAAATAGATCGATGGCTTTCCTGAGTTTTTATAACGTTCCCAATCGATAAGGTAAGGCAAGAATTTAAGAATTCAACTTCTCGCGACCTTCTTAATGAATTAGACTATGGAATAATACCATTCGAATTGGATGCGGACAAAGCAGGTTGCTAACGATGTTTTTCTTTATTTTATCTTTTGGAGCATTAATGAGTATAATCGCTTTGGTTTTCTTTATTCTACTATGGGCGGCGAATCGCAGAAAAGGCGCTCCTCCCCCCGAGGAAATGCCGCAAAATTGGTCGAATTTCTCCATCCGTAAACATGGAGAATCGGGCAAGGGCATTCGCTAAGGAGCGCCGCCGGTTCAATTGCGAATCAATATTGAAAGAAAGGCGGAGAAATCTCGTATGCGTTTCTCGAAAACAACCGATTACGCTTTGCGAGTCATGGTGGCTCTCGCACTGGCGAACGACGAGAAGTTAAGCTTGCAGTTCTTGTCGAAACGAGAGCGCATACCCCGCAAGTTTTTGGAGCATGTCATACGGGGATTGAAGACGGCGGAATTGGTCAAGAGCACCCCAGGCCCGAAAGGGGGCTATCAGTTGATGCGTCCCGCCAATCTCATTTCCGTGAGCCACATATTGCAAGCGGCGCAGGGGCCTCTAATGCCTTTGGATAGGTTGGATTCCGCCACAGCGCCGCTGCATCTGAAAGAACCGATCGATCGCTTGCGCCAAGTCGTTAAGGAGATTCGCGAATTCGCCCGCGAGAAATTGGATTCCGTAACCCTTTCGGAACTGGCCGCCGTACATGAGATTAACGACGCTCGCGAAACATTGATGTATTATATTTAGTGGTCAGTGGCCATAAAAGTAGAGTGATTGATGGATCGAACGGCGCAATCCATCCAACGATTGTACCATATTTATCAATCCGTATTCGTCATGAATAACGGCGCTCCCAATTATCCCCAAATGACGACTGTATATATCGCTCTAGGTTCCAATTTGGGAGACCCTCGGACGAATCTCGAAAGAGCCGTCGCCGAGATCGGCGCGTTGGAGGGAGTTCGGGCGATGCGGGTTTCGCCATTCTATCGGACTAAAGCCGTGGGCATGGAGGAGAACACTCCGGATTTTCTAAACGGCGTTTTGGAAGCCGAGACGGAATGGGAGCCGCGCCAGTTATTGGACGCCCTGTTGCGCATCGAAAAACAGATGGGGCGTTTGCGTCCGGCGGGGGGCTGCGCATCGCGCATCATCGATTTGGACCTTCTTCTATACGGTAACGATAGTAGGCAAGAAACCAGCCTGGAACTTCCTCATCCCCGGATGCGCGAGCGTTGGTTTGCGCTCAAGCCGCTGGCGGATCTCGCTCCGGATTTGCTTCTCCCCGGCGGCGAGACTGTGCGGGAGGCGTTGGCGCGGGTGGAAGAGGAAGATCTTGGACTTTGCGGAAGTTGCGGCGAGTGATGGAGAACGGCGCCGAACGGGATTCGCCTTTCAAGGGAACGTTCCGCTTGTTCTTTTTGGGAACGGTCAGCGCATTCGTTTACGTTTTTCTCTTCCTGTTATCCGGCGAGGAATTGTGTCCGCGCGGGGCGAGCGGTTTAGCCGTCACTCGTTTTTTGCAAGCGTACGCTTTACTCTTTTTCTGCTATTGGCGGCTCGTCGCGCCGCTGGCGCGGGGGAAGCGCATGGACCCGCGCCATCTATGGTTCGCCATCGCCTTCTCCTTGCTTTTCCGGGCGATCATGCTGCCGTCCCTGCCGATATTGGAGAACGATATTTACCGGTATATGTGGGACGGCCATCTCGGCGCCCAAGGAATCAATCCCTACCGTTACGCTCCAGTCGATTCCGCGTTGAACGAATATGAAACTCCCTACCGGCGGCTAATTAATTATCCCTCCATACCCACGATCTATCCTCCTGTACTGCAATTCGTCTTTTGCCTGGCGGAATTTCTCTATCCCGGCAGCGTGGAGGGGATGAAGTTCATCCTCCTGATTTTCGACGCGGGAACGATTTTTCTTATATTGTCCTTATTGAAAAAATTGGAATATCCTCAGGAATGGTGCTTGATCTACGCCTGGTCGCCGCTCGTCGTCAAGGAGATCGCCAATTCCGGCCACGCCGATTCCGTAAGCGCGTTTCTTCTGGTTGCGTTCTTAAGGCTGCTGGCGGAGAAGCGCATGGCGTGGAGCGCCATCGCCTTGGCGGCGTTGACCTTGACGAAGTTTTTCGGGGCGTTGTTGGTCCCGCTGTTTCACGCCGCTTGGAAATGGCGCCATTTCGTTCTTTTCCTGTTGATTATGCTTCTCATCTACGCGCCATTCCTTGCGTCGATGGATGTGAATCCATTTACGGGATTTATAACGTATTCCCAGCAATGGCGTTTCAACGGCGGCGTATTCGATTGCGCCGAGCAAGCGATTGCAACGCTGGGCGGAGAGGCGGCGGAGAACTCCGATCGCCTGGCGAGGCTGTTTTTGTTCGCGGTTATTCTGGCAACGGCGGCGTGGCAAAGCGCGGCGCTGACTTGGCGGCGGACGCAGCGCGATCTATTTCGGACGATATTTATCGTCATGGGAACGTTGCTGATGTGCTCGCCAGTCATCGATCCCTGGTATCTGGTTTGGATGGCGCCGTTGCTCTGCCTGTTTCCCAACCGGGCGTGGATTCTATTCACCGGCCTGGTTTTTCTTTCTTATACCTATTACTACAAGATGCAATTTCCCTGGTGGGCGAGGGGCGTCGAGTTTGGAGGATTTTTTCTCGTATTCTTATGGGACGATATTTTGGGAAATGGAAAGTTTGGAAATATCCTTAAGACTCCGTCGCAACAAGAAAAGAAAGACAGCGAATCGCCTTTACTTCTTATTGAGAAATAGAGGAGGAAAACCTTCGATGATTATGATGCGCCAGGGCGAATCGGGAACGGAATCGAACATAACCAGCGTGGATTTGCCTCTTTCGGCGTGGATGTAGGTTCCGCGATGGCGGTCTTTCGTTTTTTCCACGATTTCGTTCCAGAACGGCGGTTTCGTTTCATTGCCGAATAAAATGGAATCGTTTTCTCCCAAAACGAAACATTGCGTTTTTTCGCCGCCGGGAGGCGTGTAGTTTTTCAAGGAAGCGCTTAGCAAGGTTTCGGGAGATTCCTGGTTTGCCGTTTTCATGGCGGCGAGAGCAAGATCGCGCATTTCCATGAGAGCGAAACTCACGTCGTGAATAACCGATTCAGGCGCGTAAGGCTCGGAGGTTTTGAAAACCAGCGGCCAGAAAAAATAGAAAGCGAGGAAAAGAAAGAGAATTACGAAAAGGAAACCGGCGCCCGTCATATGGCGAGCCAATCGTCCCTGCACAGGTTCTTCGAGACGTTTGCGATAAGCGCGCAAAATAGATTCGCGGTTGTCCGGCGTCATTATTCTTCAAAATCCACTAGTAGCATTTTACCCTCATGACTTGAATGCGGGAATTATGATACTATATTTCCGTTGCCAACGGGAAGCGGCGCAGGCGAGGTTTCTATGGGACGGTGCGCGGTTACGCGCTCCTGCAGCAGTAGGATTGAAAATCCTTTAATCCTAGCCGTCCGGATTCCTACAATAACAAGCCATGACAAAGCGAGAGAACCATTGACGGCCTCCATTGAAAATATCGGCTCTTTTTATCGTCTGGGGGATCATCCCGCTGGGGAGCGGTGGACGGTAGAGGAAGCCTACGAATTTTGCCGCAATCTGACTTATTCCCATTACGAAAATTTTCCCGTAGGCTCGCTGCTGGTTCCCAAGAGGTTGCGTCCCCATGTGCACGCTATTTACGCTTTCGCTCGAGCTTCGGACGATTTCGCCGACGAGGAATCGTACAAAGGCCAGCGGATGGATTTGCTCAACGAATGGGAGCGGTTGCTGGAAGAGTGTTACGAAGGCCGCGCCGAGCATCCCATCTTCATAGCCTTGGGAGAAACGGTGAAGGAGTTCGAACTGCCGATCGATCTTTTCAAGGGACTCTTGCGCGCCTTCAAAATGGATGTAACGGTGAGCCGCTATGAGGCTTTCGAGCAGGTGCTAGGCTATTGCCGCTATTCCGCCAATCCGGTGGGAAGGCTGATTCTGCATTTGTTCGATTACAAAGACGAGGAATTGTTCGCGTTGTCCGACTGCATTTGCACGGCGCTGCAATTGGCCAATTTCTGGCAGGACGTAACCATCGATTTGAAGAAGGATCGTATTTATATTCCCAAAGACGAGATGAAGCGGGAGCGATACGGCGAGGACGAACTCTTCGCCCATGTCTATGATGAGCGCTTTCGGAAAGTGCTCGCTCCATTGGCGAAGCGCACGTGGGATTTGTTCGATCAAGGCTATCCGCTGGTAGAGCGCGTCGCATGGCCGCTGAATGCGGAATTGCGCTTCACCTGGCTGGGAGGAACCACGATCCTGGCGCGTGTGGCGGAAAACGATTTTAATGTTTTCGATCGCCGCCCGGCGTTATCCAAATGGGATTTCATCAAATGGGGCGTTCGTTCGCTGACCGGGACGGGAAGCATCCGCCGCCGATTGGCGGCGTTCTTCCAAAGCATAATTGATTGATTATTATAACGGCTAGATCGTAGGATGGGTCGCGTTGTTTGACCCATCAATAAATATCTTAATTCGATGGGTCAACAAACATGACCCATCCTACTATTCTAATCACTGGCTGCTGGCCGCTAATCACTGTTAAAATAATCCCCCATTTTGCAGGGAGTATGGGATGGATTCCAATCAATATACCAAGCAGCAAACCAAAGACAGCAAGACCAACTTCTATTATTCCTTTCTATTCTTGCCCAAAGAAAAGCGGGACGCCATTTTTACCGTCTATTCCTTTTGCCGCCATACGGACGACATCGTCGACGAAATCGAAGACCCCGCCGAGGCGCGCCGGCAGTTGGACGAATGGCGCAAGGAATTGGACGCATGCTATGATGGACGCCCTTTGCATCCGATCATGGACGCATTGTTGAAGATTAGCCGCCGGTTTTCGCTGCCCAAGCAGTATTTTCACGATCTCATCGACGGCTGCGAGATGGACTTGACGCATAAGCGCTACGAAACGTTCGCCGACTTGTCGCAATACTGTTACCGCGTGGCCAGCGTGGTGGGGTTGATCTGCATCGAGATTTTCGGATATCGCGATCCCAAGACGAAGGACTACGCCGTCAATCTGGGCATGGCGCTGCAATTGACCAACATCATGCGCGACGTAGGCGAGGACGTCCGCATCGGACGGATATATCTTCCCGCCGAAGATTTGGCGCAATTCCATTATTCCGAAGAAGAAGTAATCAAGGAAACCTATTCGCCTGCGTTCGTGGAGTTGATGCGCTTTCAGGAAGAACGCGCGCGCCGTTATTTCGCTAAAGCGATGGAACATTACGATCGGCGCGACCGCCATTTGCTTTTTCCCGCCGAGGTGATGCGCAAAATCTATTTCCGGCTTTTGGACAACATCGCAGCCGCCGATTACAACGTTTACCAAACCCGCATCCGCGTCTCTAATAAAGTAAAACTAGGTATCGCGTTGCGGCTGTGGCTGGGCAGCCGCTGGCGGCGTCTGCTTCCATGAACGCCGATGTAGTCGTTTTAGGAGGCGGCTTCGCGGGTATGTCCGCCGCCAGCCACCTCGCGCAACGCGGGGCGCAAACGGTTCTCGTGGAGAAAAAGCCGTTTCTCGGCGGGCGCGTCTATTCAGTGCGAGACCGGTGCGGGGATTGGATCGACAACGGCCAACACGCCTTAATGGGCTGCTATCGCGAGACGCTGAAGCTGCTTGATATGTGGGGAACGGCGGACGGCGTCCAATTTCAAGACGATCTTCAAGTTCCATACCGCAGCGCCAAAGGTTGGCGGGATGCGTTGGCTTGCCCCCATTGGCCGGGACCGCTGCATCTGCTCGCGGGGATGCTGCGCATGAGTTCGCTGACCTGGCGCGACAAACTGGCGGCCATGCGTTTCGGCTTGGAGTTGCGCCGCAAGGGAGGCGTTCATGAGTCGGAGACGCTCGGCGCCTTT
The window above is part of the Candidatus Omnitrophota bacterium genome. Proteins encoded here:
- a CDS encoding HepT-like ribonuclease domain-containing protein, with product MNGADLKRVHHILDAVQKALQFIQNRTREDLDREEMLTLSLLKLTEFVGEAANKIFHSFRNQYPNIPWDRMIKMRNRLIHGYFDIELNIIWKTILEDFPPLIPELERILKEDDAN
- the folK gene encoding 2-amino-4-hydroxy-6-hydroxymethyldihydropteridine diphosphokinase; amino-acid sequence: MDRTAQSIQRLYHIYQSVFVMNNGAPNYPQMTTVYIALGSNLGDPRTNLERAVAEIGALEGVRAMRVSPFYRTKAVGMEENTPDFLNGVLEAETEWEPRQLLDALLRIEKQMGRLRPAGGCASRIIDLDLLLYGNDSRQETSLELPHPRMRERWFALKPLADLAPDLLLPGGETVREALARVEEEDLGLCGSCGE
- a CDS encoding Gfo/Idh/MocA family oxidoreductase gives rise to the protein MTEMKKTNRRHFMKSAGKSAFLLGAAASAPTIVPSYVLGEDAPSNKFVVGVIGLGWRGMDLFNGARRNNNLRLAAICDLDLPYLLNALKISDDDLDVDRVWIEGRGSEMIRPAMPAFAVDPYLDYERLLERKDIDAILCAVPDHWHAKIYIDAMNAGKDVYGEKPLSLTINEGRQIVRTARSNGRVFQTGSQQRSSEEFRKACEYVRNGRLGKIERVEVGIGGAPQTEGVPDEPIPPGLNWDKRLGQAPLVPYNTLRNHVQFRWFFEYSGGMVTDWGAHHMDIAQWGLGMDGSGPMSIEGTAEVKPGYYNTFTSYDFTFQYPNDVKVHFHSHGGGVTFIGPKGKIHVDRGRIDSDPAGILQEPLTSSDVRLYASNDHIQNWVDCLKSRELPITDAEIGHRSVSTCHIANICGKLGGRKLIWDAENELFVNDKEANDMLSRPQRAPYAI
- a CDS encoding nucleotidyltransferase family protein, which codes for MSSSITLNPVLTIRPEKLSDFCLRNHICKLSLFGSALRGELRPESDIDLLVEFEPGREPGLITLAGMELELMEHLGREVQMLTPGDLSRYFREEVMQTAELQYERS
- a CDS encoding ROK family protein, giving the protein METNGSTKERCVLGVDLGGTKILSAVVAESGKIVARAKKKTRPEKPAEDILARIAACCHEAVEAAGMTLEEIAGIGVGSPGPLDPDKGCVIETPNLNLRGAPIAPYLSKELNIPAFLDNDVNVGTLGEFVYGAGKGRSDIIGIFMGTGIGGGVIINGRLLHGFSKNAGELGHMKLVAGGAVCGCGQRGCLEAYASKTAMIKRFKRAVKKKKPTVLTTLIGNDWDKLTSKVFLQAIEAKDELVVSTIDRAAKYTGVAVGSLLNILSPEMVIIGGGLVEALGEKVLDRIREFAKKNCFPIVFEGVEIVPAALGDDAGILGAAALAWSRLNSR
- a CDS encoding Rrf2 family transcriptional regulator, whose protein sequence is MRFSKTTDYALRVMVALALANDEKLSLQFLSKRERIPRKFLEHVIRGLKTAELVKSTPGPKGGYQLMRPANLISVSHILQAAQGPLMPLDRLDSATAPLHLKEPIDRLRQVVKEIREFAREKLDSVTLSELAAVHEINDARETLMYYI
- a CDS encoding 4-hydroxy-3-methylbut-2-enyl diphosphate reductase — its product is MNAELLEYLMPTKRQDIPIYRRGFGLKEEVADTLISEYKSSLINHLRGNGFSLQVGGLRILLAKEFGFCYGVDRAVDYAYETRRMFSNRTLYITTEIIHNPLVNRKLREMGVRFLSGGEGKTYAYEDIKPEDVVILPAFGASVEQMEKLTKIGCTLVDTTCGSVMTVWKRVEKNAKDGYASIIHGKYKHEETLATSSRALQFHGGRYLIVRDEQEAEIVCDYILHGRDKEQFLRRFQNAISPGFDPDRDLQKVGLANQTTMLSSESLYIAKMIETAMRNRYGAEEINSRFRSFDTICSATQERQDAIIELGEKHPDVILVVGGYNSSNTTHLCEIGLRFASTYHISESDCILSRREIRHQPFGGRGEIITENWLPQEPVSVGITSGASTPDKVVERSILRTLEFCGYSLSDVNMDMDAATIHK